From Pseudosulfitobacter pseudonitzschiae, a single genomic window includes:
- a CDS encoding Mu transposase C-terminal domain-containing protein has translation MTSGEAHASDEAWAKATRTARELDRILDGAAPVREAVMRAASELRLSTRQVYNYLARYREERRVSSLLPRRSGTRQPRINPAVENIIAVTLREMWLRPEQPDLAPIVEEIRTRCAEEGHTPPAYVTVARRIPILFAPEEIARRRLSDGKHLHRLKPRPGYIRANHALDVVQIDHTPADIQFVEVIDDHGVFVGRPYLTIAADVATSAIIGFCLTLERPSRLSVALCLAHAMCCKIDWLAERGIDHAWPMHGRPKQIVVDSAKEFQSSTFSRGCADYGIAIRMRNKGTVHRGGVVERLLGKVNTALRALPGKTGRSIADRGDYASEARARLSFADLERCIALAIIDHNLSQNARRLTVPAKEWEDRFQPKDRPIDAPVDVLLNFLPRKTRKISPQGISLFAIDYFEPWLGPLVARRDRLEPLDLCYDPRDISHVYVKDPDTQAWRPVRRRDGLAEPITLWQHQADRQQRREIQRRPVQEASAIRREIAATAAAAKTPKSRLKEMTRARHATEAKKPYADFAAPSVPTQEKLDPDRPRRVFPVEDW, from the coding sequence ATGACGTCCGGCGAAGCGCATGCCTCGGATGAAGCGTGGGCCAAGGCGACGCGTACCGCGCGCGAGTTGGACCGGATTCTTGACGGAGCGGCGCCGGTGCGTGAGGCCGTGATGCGCGCGGCATCCGAGCTGCGGCTCTCGACACGCCAAGTCTACAACTATCTGGCGCGGTATCGGGAAGAGCGCAGGGTATCGTCCCTTCTGCCGCGAAGGAGTGGAACAAGACAACCAAGGATCAACCCCGCAGTCGAGAACATCATCGCGGTGACCCTGCGGGAGATGTGGTTGCGCCCGGAGCAGCCGGACCTTGCACCGATCGTTGAAGAGATCCGCACCCGCTGCGCAGAGGAAGGGCACACTCCACCCGCCTATGTCACTGTCGCCCGGCGGATCCCCATTCTGTTCGCCCCGGAAGAAATTGCCCGCCGCCGCCTGTCGGATGGTAAACACCTGCACCGGCTGAAGCCGCGACCGGGCTACATCCGGGCTAACCACGCGCTCGACGTTGTCCAGATCGATCACACGCCGGCAGACATCCAATTTGTTGAGGTGATTGATGACCACGGTGTCTTCGTTGGTCGTCCCTATCTGACCATCGCTGCAGATGTGGCCACGAGCGCGATCATCGGCTTCTGCCTGACCCTCGAGCGGCCGTCACGACTGTCTGTCGCGCTTTGTCTGGCGCACGCGATGTGCTGCAAGATTGACTGGCTGGCAGAACGCGGTATCGATCATGCCTGGCCGATGCACGGTCGCCCGAAGCAAATCGTCGTCGATTCCGCCAAGGAGTTCCAGAGCAGCACCTTCAGCAGAGGATGCGCGGACTATGGCATCGCCATACGCATGCGGAACAAGGGCACCGTGCATCGGGGCGGAGTCGTGGAACGCCTGCTTGGGAAAGTGAACACCGCGCTACGCGCCTTGCCCGGCAAGACGGGGCGTTCCATCGCGGATCGGGGCGACTATGCCTCGGAAGCGCGGGCACGGCTCAGCTTCGCGGATCTTGAACGCTGCATCGCGCTCGCGATCATCGACCACAACCTGAGCCAGAATGCGCGCAGGCTGACCGTTCCGGCGAAAGAGTGGGAAGATCGGTTCCAGCCGAAGGACCGGCCTATCGATGCGCCTGTCGATGTGCTGCTGAATTTCCTGCCACGCAAGACGCGGAAAATTTCACCTCAGGGCATCAGTCTCTTCGCCATCGACTATTTCGAGCCCTGGCTTGGCCCGCTGGTTGCGCGTCGTGACCGGCTGGAGCCGCTCGATCTGTGCTATGATCCTCGCGACATCAGCCATGTCTACGTCAAGGATCCGGATACGCAGGCCTGGCGGCCGGTCAGGCGACGGGACGGACTGGCCGAGCCGATCACGCTTTGGCAGCACCAGGCGGATCGACAGCAGCGGCGTGAAATCCAGCGGCGCCCTGTGCAGGAGGCATCAGCCATCCGACGCGAAATCGCAGCCACTGCTGCCGCCGCCAAAACCCCCAAAAGCCGGTTGAAGGAGATGACCCGCGCCCGGCATGCCACCGAGGCAAAGAAGCCTTATGCCGACTTCGCCGCGCCTTCCGTCCCGACCCAAGAAAAGCTCGATCCGGATCGCCCTCGGCGGGTCTTCCCTGTCGAGGATTGGTAG